CACTGCCCGGGCAATGTCCTCAGGACGCCCCAATCTTCCCACCGGTATCTGGGCAAGGAGCTCGGGGATCTTCTCCCTGGGAGTGAATCGTAAGGCCCGGTTCCC
The window above is part of the Candidatus Caldatribacterium sp. genome. Proteins encoded here:
- a CDS encoding SDR family oxidoreductase; translation: GNRALRFTPREKIPELLAQIPVGRLGRPEDIARAVLFFAAEEADYVTGQVLVVSGGYGS